A stretch of the Panicum virgatum strain AP13 chromosome 9N, P.virgatum_v5, whole genome shotgun sequence genome encodes the following:
- the LOC120690674 gene encoding alpha-ketoglutarate-dependent dioxygenase alkB homolog 6-like isoform X1, translating to MEAARETTTQEAAAAAAERPSSALALRSLADYTVGDIPTLFYVPDFISQSEQSQLLHHIYQAPAPKWKSLKNRRLQNWGVVVHEKGLLPQALPSWLTRITNRICQWAGLFPSAINHVLINEYHPNQGIMPHQDGPAYYPVVAIISLASPVVIDFTPHQRFKEQEHTDPQNLQIDELPGPVKMESNGSGSHECGATNESDPASSSLMLMPCSLLIFKDQAYTDYLHGIQDNELHNLDKVVNLSRCPELKHLSPDSMQGSMDEQHGTFRRTATRVSLTCWLVLKVHKKLFKI from the exons ATGGAAGCAGCCAGGGAGACGACGACCcaagaagcggcggcggcggcggcggagaggcccTCGTCGGCGTTGGCTTTGAGGAGCCTCGCGGACTACACCGTCGGGGACATCCCCACCCTCTTCTACGTCCCCGACTTCATCTCCCAGTCCGAGCAGTCCCAGCTCCTCCACCAT ATTTACCAGGCGCCGGCGCCCAAGTGGAAATCTCTCAAGAACCGGAGGCTGCAGAACTGGG GAGTAGTAGTACATGAGAAAGGGCTCCTGCCACAGGCCT TACCTTCATGGCTAACAAGAATAACCAACAGAATCTGCCAGTGGGCTGGTTTATTTCCTTCTGCAATCAATCATGTGCTGATAAATGAGTACCATCCTAATCAAGGGATCATG CCACACCAAGATGGTCCTGCCTACTACCCTGTTGTTGCAATCATATCGCTTGCTTCACCTGTTGTGATTGATTTCACACCCCATCAAAGGTTTAAGGAGCAGGAGCATACTGATCCACAGAACTTACAGATCGATGAGTTGCCAGGGCCTGTTAAGATGGAGAGCAATGGCTCTGGATCACATGAATGTGGGGCCACAAATGAATCTGATCCTGCATCTTCATCACTTATGCTGATGCCCTGCAGCCTGTTGATATTTAAGGATCAGGCTTATACAG ATTACCTGCATGGAATACAAGATAATGAGCTACATAATCTGGACAAG GTCGTGAATTTATCGCGGTGCCCAGAATTGAAGCATCTAAGTCCTGACTCCATGCAAGGGAGCATGGATGAGCAGCATGGCACGTTCCGTAGGACTGCCACGAGAGTGTCTCTAACATGTTGGTTGGTGCTGAAAGTCCACAAGAAGCTATTCAAAATTTAG
- the LOC120690674 gene encoding alpha-ketoglutarate-dependent dioxygenase alkB homolog 6-like isoform X2, with amino-acid sequence MEAARETTTQEAAAAAAERPSSALALRSLADYTVGDIPTLFYVPDFISQSEQSQLLHHIYQAPAPKWKSLKNRRLQNWVPSWLTRITNRICQWAGLFPSAINHVLINEYHPNQGIMPHQDGPAYYPVVAIISLASPVVIDFTPHQRFKEQEHTDPQNLQIDELPGPVKMESNGSGSHECGATNESDPASSSLMLMPCSLLIFKDQAYTDYLHGIQDNELHNLDKVVNLSRCPELKHLSPDSMQGSMDEQHGTFRRTATRVSLTCWLVLKVHKKLFKI; translated from the exons ATGGAAGCAGCCAGGGAGACGACGACCcaagaagcggcggcggcggcggcggagaggcccTCGTCGGCGTTGGCTTTGAGGAGCCTCGCGGACTACACCGTCGGGGACATCCCCACCCTCTTCTACGTCCCCGACTTCATCTCCCAGTCCGAGCAGTCCCAGCTCCTCCACCAT ATTTACCAGGCGCCGGCGCCCAAGTGGAAATCTCTCAAGAACCGGAGGCTGCAGAACTGGG TACCTTCATGGCTAACAAGAATAACCAACAGAATCTGCCAGTGGGCTGGTTTATTTCCTTCTGCAATCAATCATGTGCTGATAAATGAGTACCATCCTAATCAAGGGATCATG CCACACCAAGATGGTCCTGCCTACTACCCTGTTGTTGCAATCATATCGCTTGCTTCACCTGTTGTGATTGATTTCACACCCCATCAAAGGTTTAAGGAGCAGGAGCATACTGATCCACAGAACTTACAGATCGATGAGTTGCCAGGGCCTGTTAAGATGGAGAGCAATGGCTCTGGATCACATGAATGTGGGGCCACAAATGAATCTGATCCTGCATCTTCATCACTTATGCTGATGCCCTGCAGCCTGTTGATATTTAAGGATCAGGCTTATACAG ATTACCTGCATGGAATACAAGATAATGAGCTACATAATCTGGACAAG GTCGTGAATTTATCGCGGTGCCCAGAATTGAAGCATCTAAGTCCTGACTCCATGCAAGGGAGCATGGATGAGCAGCATGGCACGTTCCGTAGGACTGCCACGAGAGTGTCTCTAACATGTTGGTTGGTGCTGAAAGTCCACAAGAAGCTATTCAAAATTTAG